The following proteins are co-located in the Gorilla gorilla gorilla isolate KB3781 chromosome 18, NHGRI_mGorGor1-v2.1_pri, whole genome shotgun sequence genome:
- the SIAH1 gene encoding E3 ubiquitin-protein ligase SIAH1 isoform X2: MTGKATPPSLYSWRGVLFTCLPAARTRKRKEMSRQTATALPTGTSKCPPSQRVPALTGTTASNNDLASLFECPVCFDYVLPPILQCQSGHLVCSNCRPKLTCCPTCRGPLGSIRNLAMEKVANSVLFPCKYASSGCEITLPHTEKADHEELCEFRPYSCPCPGASCKWQGSLDAVMPHLMHQHKSITTLQGEDIVFLATDINLPGAVDWVMMQSCFGFHFMLVLEKQEKYDGHQQFFAIVQLIGTRKQAENFAYRLELNGHRRRLTWEATPRSIHEGIATAIMNSDCLVFDTSIAQLFAENGNLGINVTISMC, from the exons ATGACGGGAAAGGCTACTCCACCTTCTCTGTACTCCTGGAGGGGAGTCTTGTTCACATGTTTACCAGCGGCCAggacaaggaagagaaaag aaatgagcCGTCAGACTGCTACAGCATTACCTACCGGTACCTCGAAGTGTCCACCATCCCAGAGGGTGCCTGCCCTGACTGGCACAACTGCATCCAACAATGACTTGGCGAGTCTTTTTGAGTGTCCAGTCTGCTTTGACTATGTGTTACCACCCATTCTTCAATGTCAGAGTGGCCATCTTGTTTGTAGCAACTGTCGCCCAAAGCTCACATGTTGTCCAACTTGCCGGGGCCCTTTGGGATCCATTCGCAACTTGGCTATGGAGAAAGTGGCTAATTCAGTACTTTTCCCCTGTAAATATGCCTCTTCTGGATGTGAAATAACTCTGCCACACACAGAAAAAGCAGACCATGAAGAGCTCTGTGAGTTTAGGCCTTATTCCTGTCCGTGCCCTGGTGCTTCCTGTAAATGGCAAGGCTCTCTGGATGCTGTAATGCCCCATCTGATGCATCAGCATAAGTCCATTACAACCCTACAGGGAGAGGATATAGTTTTCCTTGCTACAGACATTAATCTTCCTGGTGCTGTTGACTGGGTGATGATGCAGTCCTGTTTTGGCTTTCACTTCATGTTAGTCTtagagaaacaggaaaaatacGATGGTCACCAGCAGTTCTTCGCAATTGTACAGCTGATAGGAACACGCAAGCAAGCTGAAAATTTTGCTTACCGACTTGAGCTAAATGGTCATAGGCGACGATTGACTTGGGAAGCGACTCCTCGATCTATTCATGAAGGAATTGCAACAGCCATTATGAATAGCGACTGTCTAGTCTTTGACACCAGCATTGCACAGCTTTTTGCAGAAAATGGCAATTTAGGCATCaatgtaactatttccatgtgtTGA
- the SIAH1 gene encoding E3 ubiquitin-protein ligase SIAH1 isoform X1, translating to MSRQTATALPTGTSKCPPSQRVPALTGTTASNNDLASLFECPVCFDYVLPPILQCQSGHLVCSNCRPKLTCCPTCRGPLGSIRNLAMEKVANSVLFPCKYASSGCEITLPHTEKADHEELCEFRPYSCPCPGASCKWQGSLDAVMPHLMHQHKSITTLQGEDIVFLATDINLPGAVDWVMMQSCFGFHFMLVLEKQEKYDGHQQFFAIVQLIGTRKQAENFAYRLELNGHRRRLTWEATPRSIHEGIATAIMNSDCLVFDTSIAQLFAENGNLGINVTISMC from the coding sequence atgagcCGTCAGACTGCTACAGCATTACCTACCGGTACCTCGAAGTGTCCACCATCCCAGAGGGTGCCTGCCCTGACTGGCACAACTGCATCCAACAATGACTTGGCGAGTCTTTTTGAGTGTCCAGTCTGCTTTGACTATGTGTTACCACCCATTCTTCAATGTCAGAGTGGCCATCTTGTTTGTAGCAACTGTCGCCCAAAGCTCACATGTTGTCCAACTTGCCGGGGCCCTTTGGGATCCATTCGCAACTTGGCTATGGAGAAAGTGGCTAATTCAGTACTTTTCCCCTGTAAATATGCCTCTTCTGGATGTGAAATAACTCTGCCACACACAGAAAAAGCAGACCATGAAGAGCTCTGTGAGTTTAGGCCTTATTCCTGTCCGTGCCCTGGTGCTTCCTGTAAATGGCAAGGCTCTCTGGATGCTGTAATGCCCCATCTGATGCATCAGCATAAGTCCATTACAACCCTACAGGGAGAGGATATAGTTTTCCTTGCTACAGACATTAATCTTCCTGGTGCTGTTGACTGGGTGATGATGCAGTCCTGTTTTGGCTTTCACTTCATGTTAGTCTtagagaaacaggaaaaatacGATGGTCACCAGCAGTTCTTCGCAATTGTACAGCTGATAGGAACACGCAAGCAAGCTGAAAATTTTGCTTACCGACTTGAGCTAAATGGTCATAGGCGACGATTGACTTGGGAAGCGACTCCTCGATCTATTCATGAAGGAATTGCAACAGCCATTATGAATAGCGACTGTCTAGTCTTTGACACCAGCATTGCACAGCTTTTTGCAGAAAATGGCAATTTAGGCATCaatgtaactatttccatgtgtTGA